A section of the Sphaerobacter thermophilus DSM 20745 genome encodes:
- a CDS encoding nitrilase-related carbon-nitrogen hydrolase has translation MSTVRAAVVQAAPVAFDLDATLEKTERLLADVDADLVVFPEAFLSAYPRGITFGATVGSRTPEGREWYRRYWESSVEVPGPATRRLGELARERNMYLVMGVIERDGGTLYCTVLFFNPQGELMGKHRKLMPTAAERLVWGYGDGSTLPVFDTPIGKIGAVICWENYMPLMRMAMYQKGIQIYCAPTADQRDTWVASMQHIACEGRCFVLSANQFARRRDYPDDYPIEGVTDPDTVLCRGASMIVSPLGQILAGPAIDGETILTADLDLDDVVRGKYDFDAVGHYSRPDVFQLIVDERPKRPVTFQREPEPAPDAPQEEWAPLPEKQAVPVR, from the coding sequence ATGTCCACGGTGCGTGCAGCGGTCGTGCAGGCGGCACCGGTCGCCTTCGATCTGGATGCGACGCTGGAGAAGACCGAGCGGCTCCTCGCGGACGTCGATGCGGACCTGGTGGTCTTCCCGGAGGCCTTCCTCTCGGCCTACCCGCGCGGGATCACCTTCGGGGCCACCGTCGGCTCGCGCACCCCGGAGGGCCGTGAGTGGTACCGGCGCTACTGGGAGTCCTCGGTCGAGGTGCCCGGCCCTGCCACTCGGCGGCTGGGGGAGCTGGCGCGCGAGCGGAACATGTACCTCGTGATGGGGGTCATCGAGCGGGACGGGGGCACGCTCTACTGCACGGTCCTCTTCTTCAACCCCCAGGGGGAGTTGATGGGCAAGCACCGCAAGCTGATGCCGACCGCGGCGGAGCGGCTCGTCTGGGGCTATGGCGACGGCTCGACGCTGCCGGTGTTCGACACACCGATCGGCAAGATCGGCGCGGTGATCTGCTGGGAGAACTACATGCCGCTAATGCGCATGGCGATGTATCAGAAGGGCATCCAGATCTACTGCGCACCGACGGCCGACCAGCGGGACACCTGGGTGGCCAGCATGCAACACATCGCCTGCGAGGGACGCTGCTTCGTCCTCTCGGCCAACCAGTTCGCGCGTCGCCGCGACTACCCGGACGACTACCCGATCGAGGGGGTCACCGACCCCGATACCGTCCTCTGCCGGGGCGCCTCGATGATCGTCTCACCGTTGGGCCAGATCCTGGCCGGCCCGGCGATCGACGGTGAGACGATCCTCACCGCCGACCTGGATCTCGACGACGTGGTGCGGGGTAAATACGACTTCGACGCAGTCGGGCACTATTCCCGTCCAGACGTCTTCCAGCTCATCGTCGACGAGCGCCCGAAGCGCCCGGTGACCTTCCAGCGGGAGCCCGAGCCTGCCCCGGATGCGCCGCAGGAGGAATGGGCGCCTCTCCCCGAGAAGCAGGCTGTACCGGTTCGGTAG
- a CDS encoding M20/M25/M40 family metallo-hydrolase — translation MTAQGGNLDLADVFAYIDEHRDAFIDQLIDYVRRPSISAHGVGIAEVAEYIAGVMQEIGLNTRVIPTAGWPMVLGERMDRPGAPTVLLYGHYDVQPPDPLEEWVTPPFEPSIRDGRLYARGVGDNKGQHLAQILALKSLLAVRGELPCNVKVLLEGEEEVGSPHMPAFIQEHRDEVMADLVITSDGPVDESGRSRILFGVRGVLSFELRARGANRDLHSGNFGGVAPNPIWTLVHLLATMKNAQGEVTIEGFYDDVLPLTPLEQEALAKLPIDEEAVKASLGIAEFDEPRERGYFERLAAWPTFTINGFHGGYGGPGSKTVLPHEAVVKCDVRLVEAQKADDIFAKIEAHVRKHAPNVEVIRQGSMEPSKTPLDSPYAEPIRRGVALGQGEEPLLVPALGGSLPDYVFTKILGIPAFGVPYANPDESNHAPNENLELERFIKGIKTGAAMLTALGQM, via the coding sequence GTGACAGCGCAGGGAGGAAACCTCGATCTCGCCGATGTGTTCGCCTACATCGACGAGCACCGCGACGCGTTCATCGACCAGTTGATCGACTATGTCCGGCGGCCGAGCATCAGCGCCCACGGTGTCGGGATCGCTGAGGTGGCTGAGTACATCGCCGGGGTGATGCAAGAGATCGGGCTGAACACCCGTGTGATCCCGACTGCGGGCTGGCCGATGGTGCTGGGGGAGCGCATGGATCGACCGGGGGCGCCGACGGTGCTCCTCTACGGCCATTACGACGTGCAACCACCCGACCCGCTGGAGGAGTGGGTCACGCCCCCATTCGAGCCGTCCATCCGCGACGGCCGCCTCTACGCACGCGGCGTGGGCGACAACAAGGGCCAGCACCTGGCTCAGATCCTGGCGCTCAAGTCCCTGCTGGCGGTGCGGGGTGAGCTTCCGTGTAACGTCAAAGTACTGCTGGAGGGTGAGGAAGAGGTCGGCAGTCCACACATGCCCGCCTTCATCCAGGAACACCGGGATGAGGTTATGGCCGACCTGGTCATCACCAGCGACGGACCGGTCGACGAGAGCGGCCGGAGCCGCATCCTCTTCGGAGTGCGGGGCGTGCTGAGCTTCGAACTGCGCGCCCGCGGGGCCAACCGTGACCTGCACTCCGGCAACTTCGGTGGCGTGGCACCGAACCCGATCTGGACCCTGGTGCACCTCCTGGCCACGATGAAGAACGCTCAGGGCGAGGTCACGATCGAGGGCTTCTACGACGACGTGCTCCCCCTGACGCCGCTGGAGCAGGAGGCGCTGGCGAAGCTCCCGATCGACGAGGAGGCGGTCAAGGCGTCCCTCGGTATCGCCGAGTTCGACGAGCCGCGCGAGCGGGGCTACTTCGAGCGACTCGCCGCCTGGCCGACCTTCACCATCAACGGGTTCCACGGCGGGTATGGCGGCCCAGGCTCGAAGACGGTCCTGCCGCATGAGGCCGTCGTCAAGTGCGACGTGCGGTTGGTTGAGGCGCAGAAGGCCGACGACATCTTTGCCAAGATCGAGGCCCACGTGCGCAAGCACGCGCCGAACGTCGAGGTCATCCGACAGGGCTCGATGGAACCGTCCAAGACCCCGCTCGATTCGCCGTATGCCGAGCCGATCCGGCGCGGTGTTGCCCTGGGCCAGGGAGAGGAGCCGCTGCTCGTGCCGGCCCTGGGCGGCAGTCTCCCAGACTACGTCTTCACCAAGATCCTGGGTATCCCGGCCTTCGGGGTTCCGTACGCCAACCCCGACGAGTCCAACCATGCGCCGAACGAGAACCTGGAGCTTGAGCGCTTCATCAAGGGAATCAAGACCGGTGCCGCGATGCTCACGGCGCTGGGCCAGATGTGA
- a CDS encoding M28 family peptidase, with protein MAESISRAVSGAELDRHLRAIAQYVRLSGTPDEAKAFDYIQEQLERFGYTVTRYESDALIGYPAESRLEILGPEPEVIPSNGYSLSPQTEGDGVVGELVYVGAGLPADYAGRDVRGKIVLSDGLAMPGKTLAAQQAGAIGQIHINDEHIHEMCISPVWGTPTPETADLLPQVPSVSLDRAGGERLKAALEQGPVQVRLMTKPYRAWCKIPTLIADLPGTVEDRFVLFSGHVDSWHYGAMDNGTANATQLEVARLLAERRGELRRGVRLAFWSGHSHGRYAGSSWYADTFWHDLHERCVCHVNIDSVGAKGAEVLDEAPSMAETYGFGREVLRDTVGVDLVYRRISRSSDQSFWGHGIPSLFASLSEQAADPSGTSQALAQLLGSGRRAAGLGWWWHTTEDTLDKIDPDNLVRDAQVYAETLWRLCTTERLPFDFAAAADEIAEAVSGYHEAANGAIDLSRTADEARRLAATLRATPLDQRDPNEVNDLLMDLSRLLIPVNYTRSGPFDHDLALGTVPVPGLAEAAELARLDPTSDEFRFLHAKLVRERNRVEHALRAAHRRVVGAWPEAR; from the coding sequence ATGGCCGAATCGATCAGCCGCGCGGTCTCAGGTGCCGAGTTGGACCGGCACCTGCGGGCGATCGCGCAGTACGTGCGGCTTTCCGGGACGCCGGACGAGGCGAAGGCCTTCGATTACATTCAGGAACAATTGGAGCGCTTCGGCTACACCGTCACGCGCTACGAGAGCGATGCGCTCATCGGCTACCCCGCCGAGTCCAGGCTGGAGATCCTCGGTCCGGAGCCGGAGGTCATCCCGTCCAACGGGTACTCCCTGAGCCCGCAAACCGAGGGCGACGGGGTTGTCGGCGAACTGGTCTACGTCGGCGCGGGTCTGCCCGCAGACTACGCGGGTCGAGACGTTCGCGGCAAGATCGTGCTGAGCGACGGGCTGGCGATGCCGGGTAAGACCCTGGCCGCGCAGCAGGCCGGGGCGATCGGCCAGATCCACATCAACGATGAGCACATCCACGAGATGTGCATCTCGCCGGTCTGGGGTACGCCGACGCCGGAGACGGCCGATCTGTTGCCCCAGGTCCCCTCGGTCAGCTTGGACCGTGCCGGTGGCGAGCGGCTGAAGGCGGCCCTGGAGCAGGGCCCGGTCCAGGTGCGGCTGATGACGAAACCCTACCGGGCCTGGTGCAAGATCCCCACGCTGATCGCCGATCTGCCGGGCACAGTCGAGGATCGCTTCGTCCTCTTCAGCGGCCACGTCGACTCCTGGCACTACGGGGCGATGGACAACGGGACCGCCAACGCCACCCAGCTCGAGGTCGCGCGCCTGCTGGCGGAGCGGCGCGGGGAGCTGCGCCGTGGCGTGCGGTTAGCATTCTGGTCCGGCCACTCGCACGGACGCTATGCCGGCTCTTCCTGGTATGCCGACACCTTCTGGCACGACCTGCATGAGCGTTGCGTCTGCCACGTGAATATTGACTCGGTCGGCGCCAAGGGTGCTGAGGTCCTGGATGAGGCTCCCAGCATGGCCGAGACCTACGGCTTCGGCCGCGAAGTCCTGCGCGATACGGTGGGCGTTGACCTGGTCTACCGGCGGATCAGCCGCTCCAGCGATCAATCATTCTGGGGACACGGTATCCCGTCGCTCTTCGCCTCCCTGTCCGAGCAGGCGGCGGACCCGTCTGGAACCTCCCAGGCCCTTGCCCAGCTCCTGGGCAGCGGTCGGCGCGCGGCAGGGCTCGGCTGGTGGTGGCACACCACCGAGGACACGCTGGACAAGATCGACCCGGACAACCTGGTGCGGGACGCCCAGGTCTACGCCGAGACGCTCTGGCGCCTCTGCACCACTGAGCGACTGCCGTTCGACTTCGCCGCGGCGGCTGATGAGATTGCCGAGGCCGTGAGTGGCTACCACGAGGCTGCCAACGGGGCGATTGACCTGAGCCGAACCGCCGATGAGGCCCGCCGCCTCGCCGCCACGCTGCGCGCCACGCCGCTGGACCAGCGGGACCCGAACGAGGTGAACGACCTGCTCATGGACCTGAGCCGCCTCCTGATTCCGGTGAACTACACCCGCAGCGGCCCATTCGACCACGACCTGGCGCTGGGAACCGTCCCGGTGCCGGGGCTGGCTGAGGCAGCCGAACTGGCGCGCCTCGACCCGACCAGCGACGAGTTCCGCTTCCTGCACGCGAAGCTCGTCCGGGAGCGGAACCGAGTCGAGCACGCCCTCCGCGCGGCGCACCGTCGTGTGGTCGGCGCGTGGCCCGAGGCACGTTAG